The sequence TCTTATACTGAATATAACCGCCTGTACGCCGGGCGGTTTTTTGCGTTTGCTGGTCGGTGATTGATTCTGGCCGGAGATTAAATATAATAGAGGTAGTTCGCGGCGTAGAGCAACAACGAACGGGAAGGAGAGGTGATCAAAATGAAATCATACCGAAAGGAACTGGTCTTCAACACAAAAGAGCGGTTCGCGTTGATTAACATCACCGGCCAGGTGGAGGAAGCCCTGCGGGAGAGCGGGATTAGGGAAGGGCTCTGTCTGGTCAATGCGATGCACATTACGGCCAGTGTCTTTATTAACGACCACGAAAGTGGTCTGTGGCAAGATTACCGGGATTGGTTGGAGAAATTGGCGCCCCACGAACCGATCAGCCGGTACCGCCATAACCTTACCGGAGAAGATAACGGCGATGCCCATCTAAAAAGACAGATTATGGGCCGGGAAGTGGTGGTGGCCGTGACCGACGGGAAACTGGATTTTGGCCCGTGGGAACAGATCTTTTACGGCGAGTTTGACGGCGGGCGGCGGAAACGGGTGCTCATTAAGATTATTGGTGAATAAAAAACGAAGGGAGCTGGCGATCAGGCCGGCTCCTTTTTTGATCGGTCCTCCTTTCCGTTGTTGCCACGGTCTAAAAAACAAGCGGAGCGGGTTACGGCATAATGGGCACCCTGCCTGTATAGCAGGTGTTTTTTGCAAGAAACGCGACATTCGAACAAAATCAAGCAAATAATCTGCAAATTTATGAAGGATTTTGCGCGAATGTGTCG comes from Capillibacterium thermochitinicola and encodes:
- a CDS encoding secondary thiamine-phosphate synthase enzyme YjbQ, which produces MKSYRKELVFNTKERFALINITGQVEEALRESGIREGLCLVNAMHITASVFINDHESGLWQDYRDWLEKLAPHEPISRYRHNLTGEDNGDAHLKRQIMGREVVVAVTDGKLDFGPWEQIFYGEFDGGRRKRVLIKIIGE